In Kaistella faecalis, a genomic segment contains:
- the holA gene encoding DNA polymerase III subunit delta — protein sequence MKELDLVLKNIKNKEFLPIYFFHGEEPFFMDVAVKAFENDVLEEDEKAFNQTVVYGKDTTFSEVLSLARQFPMMGEKQVIILKEAQEIRMIEKEAEALKFYAENPVESTLLIIAHKHKKVDSRKSFAKILSKNKMLFESAKMRDYEVPKWIEQELRNAGLKAKPNIPALLSEYLGTDLSRISNELHKLKMILKNDEILDEKTIETHIGISKEFNVFELIKALGKKDESSALRIAHFIGKSPKTNPLPMMMGNLYNFFSNLIIYHTSPGVQPNVLAGQMNVNPYFLKDFAEAARFYNLKHCTRIISILREIDLKNKGLGAVNMEEGELLTEMVYKILHVDRLKVKV from the coding sequence ATGAAAGAATTAGATTTAGTCCTCAAAAATATTAAAAATAAAGAGTTTCTGCCCATTTATTTTTTCCACGGCGAAGAACCTTTTTTTATGGATGTTGCTGTGAAAGCTTTCGAAAACGATGTGTTGGAGGAAGATGAGAAAGCCTTTAACCAAACCGTAGTTTACGGCAAAGACACCACTTTTTCTGAGGTACTTTCTCTCGCAAGACAATTCCCGATGATGGGCGAAAAACAGGTCATTATTCTGAAAGAAGCTCAGGAAATCCGGATGATCGAAAAAGAAGCAGAAGCGTTGAAATTTTACGCCGAAAATCCTGTAGAATCCACACTTTTAATCATTGCGCACAAACATAAAAAAGTCGATTCACGTAAAAGTTTTGCCAAGATTCTTTCCAAAAACAAAATGCTTTTCGAAAGCGCTAAAATGCGTGATTACGAAGTTCCGAAATGGATCGAGCAGGAACTACGCAACGCTGGTCTAAAAGCAAAACCTAATATTCCGGCTCTACTTTCAGAATATCTCGGCACCGATTTATCACGGATTTCAAACGAACTGCACAAACTCAAAATGATCCTCAAAAACGATGAAATCCTGGATGAAAAAACCATCGAAACCCACATCGGAATCAGCAAAGAATTCAATGTTTTTGAACTCATCAAGGCATTGGGTAAAAAGGATGAAAGCAGTGCACTCAGAATTGCTCATTTCATAGGGAAATCGCCGAAGACGAATCCCTTGCCAATGATGATGGGCAACCTTTATAATTTTTTCTCGAATCTTATTATTTATCATACATCGCCAGGCGTTCAGCCGAATGTTTTAGCCGGGCAAATGAATGTGAATCCGTATTTTTTGAAAGATTTTGCCGAAGCAGCACGGTTTTACAACCTGAAACACTGCACCAGAATCATCTCGATCCTGCGTGAAATAGATCTTAAAAACAAAGGCTTGGGCGCTGTAAATATGGAGGAAGGCGAACTGCTCACCGAGATGGTGTACAAAATCCTTCATGTCGACCGCTTGAAAGTGAAAGTGTAA
- the trxB gene encoding thioredoxin-disulfide reductase — translation MEQNILDCVIVGSGPSGFTAAIYAARADLKPQLYTGLEPGGQLTTTTEVDNFPGYPDGVTGPQMMMDLQKQAERFDTKVHYELITKAEFSNEEGGIHKLWAGNKEILAKSVIISTGATAKYLGLDDEKKYSGGGVSACATCDGFFYKGKNVVVVGAGDTAAEEATYLAKLTNKVTMLVRKDMFRASKAMIHRVENTPNIEVKFNHELIGIEGENALVERAVVINNQTQETSKIDVHGIFIAIGHKPNTDVFAGQIDLDENGYIKTVPGSTRTNLPGVFAAGDVQDHIYRQAITAAGSGCMAAMDAEKYLAELA, via the coding sequence ATGGAACAGAATATTTTAGACTGTGTGATCGTAGGTTCGGGTCCATCAGGATTTACCGCTGCAATTTACGCTGCAAGAGCCGATTTGAAACCGCAATTATACACTGGTCTTGAACCCGGAGGACAGCTGACAACTACCACAGAAGTAGATAACTTTCCAGGCTATCCGGACGGCGTTACAGGTCCTCAAATGATGATGGATCTTCAGAAACAGGCCGAAAGATTCGATACAAAAGTTCATTACGAACTCATCACAAAAGCTGAATTTTCTAACGAAGAAGGCGGAATTCATAAACTTTGGGCAGGTAATAAAGAGATTTTGGCGAAATCAGTAATTATTTCAACCGGTGCTACAGCCAAATATCTTGGCTTGGATGACGAGAAAAAATATTCCGGAGGAGGCGTTTCTGCCTGTGCAACCTGCGATGGATTTTTCTATAAAGGAAAAAATGTTGTTGTAGTAGGAGCGGGCGACACCGCGGCAGAAGAAGCGACATATCTGGCAAAACTTACGAATAAAGTAACCATGTTGGTAAGAAAAGATATGTTCAGGGCTTCAAAAGCGATGATTCACCGTGTAGAAAATACGCCGAATATTGAGGTGAAATTCAATCATGAGCTCATCGGAATCGAAGGTGAAAATGCTTTGGTGGAAAGAGCGGTCGTAATCAACAATCAAACTCAGGAAACCTCTAAAATCGATGTTCACGGGATTTTTATCGCCATTGGTCATAAACCGAATACAGATGTTTTTGCCGGTCAGATCGATTTGGACGAGAACGGCTATATCAAAACGGTTCCGGGTTCTACAAGAACGAATTTGCCGGGAGTTTTTGCTGCGGGAGATGTTCAGGATCATATTTACCGCCAGGCGATTACTGCGGCTGGAAGCGGCTGTATGGCTGCAATGGACGCTGAAAAGTACCTTGCAGAATTAGCCTAA
- the crcB gene encoding fluoride efflux transporter CrcB, with product MRNLFYIFIGGGLGSVMRFLVSNYTQKLWNINTFPMGTFAVNMIGCFLIGIFSAYFLKADNYLKFLLITGFCGGFTTFSTFSAENISLWENGNYVMLAFYILLSVIIGFGAVYLGLNIAKN from the coding sequence ATGAGAAACCTGTTTTATATATTTATTGGCGGTGGACTCGGAAGCGTTATGCGCTTTCTGGTTTCCAATTACACCCAGAAATTATGGAACATCAACACGTTTCCGATGGGAACTTTTGCCGTCAACATGATTGGCTGTTTTCTCATCGGAATTTTCAGTGCTTATTTTCTTAAGGCAGATAATTATCTGAAATTCCTTCTTATTACAGGATTTTGTGGCGGGTTCACCACATTCTCTACTTTTTCCGCGGAAAATATTTCGCTTTGGGAGAACGGAAATTATGTTATGCTTGCTTTTTATATTCTCTTGAGTGTGATTATCGGATTTGGCGCTGTTTATTTAGGGTTAAATATTGCTAAGAATTAA
- the ligA gene encoding NAD-dependent DNA ligase LigA — protein MSENIKQKIEELRAELHQHNYSYYTLDEPTISDFEFDLKLKELQELEEKYPEFYDCNSPTSRVGGGVTKNFPTVQHQFRMYSLDNSYDFDDLEDWEKRVQKTLNEPVEFVAELKYDGASISILYENGKLKEAVTRGDGFQGDEITPNVKTISEIPMQLHGDFPERFFIRGEIYLTRKNFNKINIRREEEGLDPFMNPRNTASGSLKIQDSAEVRKRGLSAVLYQYISGDFPVKTHWQLLQKTKSWGFRISEQAKLCKTLDEVKEFISFWDIERHKLGFDIDGIVVKVNDLAQQKNLGYTAKSPRWAMAYKFKAEKVETELQAVTYQVGRTGAITPVANLKPVLLAGTVVKRASLHNEDIIKKLGLHEHDFVYVEKGGEIIPKIVGVNLEKRNPENPEIEYIKNCPECGTELVKVEDQAIHFCPNELHCPPQVVGRMIHYVSRKALNIDNLGAETIEQLYREKLVENPADFYAITKEQLLPLERMAEKSAQNIIDGIEKSKTVPFEKVLFGIGIKHVGETVAKKLAKNFNSIDDLQKATAEELVQVEDIGGKIADSIIAFFQNSENILMVERLKSYGVQLERGENTNEVLSNVLENKTFLFTGKLSLFTRDDAEEMVEKHGGKNISAVSKNLNYLVVGEKAGSKLKKAQEIGTIEILDEQQFLDLLGNQS, from the coding sequence ATGTCTGAAAACATCAAGCAAAAAATAGAAGAACTGCGTGCGGAACTTCATCAGCACAATTACAGTTATTACACACTGGATGAACCTACCATTTCAGATTTTGAATTTGATCTGAAATTGAAGGAGCTTCAGGAGCTGGAAGAAAAATACCCAGAATTTTACGACTGCAACTCTCCTACTTCCCGCGTTGGCGGCGGAGTCACCAAAAATTTCCCGACAGTTCAGCACCAGTTCAGAATGTATTCCCTTGATAATTCCTACGATTTCGATGATCTTGAAGACTGGGAAAAACGCGTTCAAAAAACCTTGAATGAACCGGTTGAATTTGTAGCTGAACTTAAATATGATGGAGCGTCGATTTCCATTTTATATGAAAACGGCAAACTCAAGGAAGCCGTCACCCGCGGTGATGGTTTTCAGGGCGATGAAATTACCCCAAATGTGAAGACAATTTCAGAAATTCCAATGCAGCTTCACGGTGATTTCCCGGAGCGGTTTTTTATACGCGGTGAAATCTATCTGACCAGAAAAAACTTCAATAAAATCAATATAAGACGCGAGGAAGAAGGTTTGGACCCATTTATGAATCCACGAAACACCGCTTCTGGAAGTCTGAAAATTCAGGACTCCGCGGAAGTGAGAAAGCGCGGACTTTCAGCGGTTCTGTATCAGTATATTTCCGGTGATTTCCCTGTTAAAACACATTGGCAACTGCTTCAGAAAACAAAATCCTGGGGATTCCGTATTTCAGAACAGGCAAAACTTTGTAAAACGCTGGACGAAGTAAAAGAATTCATCAGTTTCTGGGACATTGAAAGACACAAACTAGGCTTCGACATCGACGGAATTGTTGTAAAGGTTAACGATTTGGCTCAGCAGAAGAATTTAGGTTATACCGCTAAATCCCCGCGATGGGCGATGGCTTATAAATTCAAAGCCGAAAAAGTGGAAACCGAACTACAGGCCGTTACTTACCAGGTCGGAAGAACGGGCGCTATTACTCCCGTTGCCAATCTGAAACCTGTTCTGCTGGCCGGAACCGTTGTTAAAAGAGCAAGTCTGCATAATGAAGATATCATCAAAAAACTGGGTCTTCACGAACACGATTTTGTGTATGTTGAAAAAGGAGGCGAAATTATTCCGAAAATCGTTGGGGTAAATCTTGAAAAAAGAAATCCGGAAAATCCGGAAATTGAGTACATAAAAAACTGCCCTGAGTGTGGAACAGAACTCGTTAAAGTTGAAGATCAGGCGATTCATTTCTGCCCGAACGAACTGCACTGCCCGCCGCAGGTTGTAGGTAGAATGATACATTACGTTTCCCGAAAGGCGCTGAACATCGATAATCTTGGTGCAGAAACTATTGAACAACTTTACCGCGAAAAACTCGTTGAAAATCCTGCCGACTTTTATGCTATAACCAAAGAACAGCTTCTTCCGCTGGAAAGAATGGCGGAAAAATCTGCACAGAATATCATTGACGGAATTGAAAAATCTAAGACCGTTCCTTTTGAGAAAGTATTATTCGGAATCGGAATTAAACATGTGGGCGAAACCGTTGCAAAGAAACTGGCAAAGAACTTTAATTCCATAGATGATCTTCAGAAGGCTACTGCGGAAGAACTGGTACAGGTAGAAGACATAGGCGGTAAAATCGCGGACAGTATCATCGCATTCTTTCAGAACTCCGAAAATATTCTGATGGTAGAGCGATTGAAATCCTATGGCGTCCAGCTGGAAAGAGGTGAAAACACGAACGAAGTTTTAAGCAACGTCCTCGAAAACAAGACTTTTCTGTTCACCGGGAAACTTTCTCTTTTCACGCGGGATGATGCCGAAGAAATGGTGGAAAAACATGGCGGTAAAAATATTTCTGCTGTTTCCAAAAATCTCAATTATCTTGTCGTTGGCGAAAAAGCAGGGAGCAAACTGAAAAAAGCACAGGAAATCGGAACCATAGAAATTCTGGATGAGCAGCAGTTCCTGGATTTACTGGGAAATCAATCCTAA
- a CDS encoding alpha-ketoacid dehydrogenase subunit alpha/beta, producing MEIRTKHNVSKEILLKAFHHMMLAKAMADIYEENRNITKYVHSTSRGHEAIQLATAYQLTKDDWVSPYYRDESILMGIGFEPYRLMLQLLAKADDPFSGGRSYYSHPSSREENLPKIIHQSSATGMQAIPTTGVAQGIKYIQEFSLKTFENNPVVVCSFGDNSVTEGEVSEAFQFAALHQLPIIFLVQDNEWGISVTKEEARTSDAYDFAAGFVGLNRMRVDGTDFVASFEAMKKAVDFVRTERKPMLVCAKTVLIGHHTSGVRREFYRDEEDLAKHRAKDPGNILRNTLTEDGISEDLLKQIEKKARLEAEQAFQKAIAAEDPKADTVKNHVFAPTPITEEVGEREPKGQEKIVMVDAAIHAIQEIMWKHPEALLYGQDVGERIGGVFREAVTLGQKFGNKRVFNTAIQEAYIIGSTVGMSAVGLKPIVEVQFADYIYPGINQLITEISKSNYLSNGKFPVSNIIRVPIGAYGGGGPYHSGSIESILANIKGIKVAYPSNAADFKGLLKAAYYDPNPVVMLEHKGLYWSKVPGTEDAKTIEPAEDYILPLGKGNILLQADQSETEKGRTMAVVTYGMGVYWAKQAAKNHEGKVEIIDLRTLIPLDENLVFERVKLHGKCLVLTEEQLNNSFAEAFAHRISKNCFRYLDTPVEAMGSLDLPAVPINLVLEKEMLPNAEKVSAKIKEILTQ from the coding sequence ATGGAAATTCGCACAAAGCACAACGTTTCAAAAGAGATTTTACTAAAGGCTTTCCACCACATGATGCTTGCCAAGGCTATGGCAGACATTTATGAAGAAAACCGAAACATCACGAAATACGTCCACAGCACCTCACGCGGGCACGAAGCGATTCAACTTGCCACCGCTTATCAACTGACCAAAGATGACTGGGTTTCGCCTTACTACCGTGACGAAAGTATACTGATGGGAATTGGTTTTGAACCTTACCGTTTGATGTTACAGCTTTTGGCAAAAGCTGATGATCCATTTTCAGGCGGCCGTTCTTACTACTCTCACCCTTCCAGCCGTGAAGAAAATCTACCGAAAATCATTCACCAAAGTTCGGCAACAGGCATGCAGGCCATACCAACAACAGGAGTTGCGCAGGGCATCAAATATATTCAGGAGTTTAGTTTAAAGACTTTCGAAAACAATCCTGTTGTAGTCTGCAGTTTCGGGGATAATTCAGTTACAGAAGGCGAAGTTTCAGAAGCTTTTCAGTTTGCGGCCCTTCATCAGCTCCCTATTATTTTTCTTGTACAGGATAATGAGTGGGGAATTTCAGTAACCAAGGAAGAAGCCCGTACTTCAGATGCCTACGATTTTGCTGCAGGTTTTGTTGGTTTGAACAGAATGCGGGTAGACGGAACTGATTTTGTGGCAAGTTTTGAAGCCATGAAAAAAGCGGTTGATTTTGTTCGTACAGAAAGAAAACCAATGCTCGTGTGTGCAAAGACTGTATTAATTGGCCACCACACTTCCGGCGTCCGTCGCGAATTTTACCGCGATGAAGAAGATCTGGCAAAACACCGAGCCAAAGATCCGGGAAACATTTTAAGAAATACACTTACAGAAGACGGAATCAGCGAGGATCTTTTGAAACAGATTGAAAAGAAAGCAAGACTCGAAGCCGAACAGGCATTCCAAAAAGCGATTGCTGCGGAAGATCCAAAAGCAGATACTGTAAAAAACCATGTTTTTGCACCTACGCCTATTACCGAAGAAGTGGGGGAACGTGAACCGAAAGGCCAGGAAAAAATAGTCATGGTAGATGCTGCCATTCACGCGATTCAGGAAATCATGTGGAAACATCCGGAAGCTTTATTATATGGTCAGGATGTCGGCGAAAGGATTGGCGGAGTTTTCCGGGAAGCCGTGACTTTGGGCCAGAAGTTTGGGAATAAACGAGTTTTCAATACCGCGATTCAGGAAGCATATATTATAGGATCAACGGTTGGCATGAGCGCCGTTGGACTGAAACCTATTGTTGAAGTTCAGTTTGCTGATTATATTTATCCCGGCATCAACCAGTTGATTACAGAGATTTCAAAATCAAATTACTTATCCAACGGAAAATTTCCGGTGAGCAATATCATCCGTGTCCCTATTGGAGCTTACGGCGGCGGGGGTCCCTATCACAGTGGAAGTATCGAAAGCATACTCGCCAACATTAAAGGAATTAAAGTTGCCTACCCAAGCAATGCTGCAGATTTTAAAGGATTGCTGAAAGCGGCCTATTATGACCCTAATCCGGTCGTGATGCTTGAACATAAAGGCTTATACTGGAGTAAAGTTCCAGGCACCGAAGACGCTAAAACCATAGAACCTGCCGAAGATTATATTTTGCCTTTAGGAAAAGGAAATATTCTTCTTCAAGCAGATCAATCAGAAACAGAAAAAGGGAGAACCATGGCGGTTGTAACCTACGGAATGGGCGTTTACTGGGCAAAACAAGCAGCTAAAAACCATGAAGGAAAAGTTGAAATCATCGACTTGCGGACATTGATTCCGCTGGATGAAAATTTAGTATTCGAAAGGGTGAAACTTCACGGAAAATGTTTGGTTTTGACCGAAGAGCAGCTCAATAATTCCTTTGCGGAAGCTTTTGCACACCGTATTTCCAAAAACTGTTTCCGTTATCTCGATACACCCGTCGAAGCTATGGGTTCACTGGATCTGCCTGCAGTTCCGATCAACTTGGTTTTAGAAAAAGAGATGTTGCCCAACGCAGAAAAGGTTTCTGCAAAAATCAAGGAAATTCTGACTCAGTAA
- a CDS encoding site-specific integrase, with protein sequence MASLKLILKTQSEDKAGNSPLYIRVIQNRKTKFIFTGIKLNRNQWDQDRQKVRKNYPNSTRMNAVLAQKIADASIMALEIEKKTKNVTAYEIKKALKGENGTKFFPYKDKVFKQQCSKWSEDTLYNYIQWIEKFSNFVQNENLLINEIDVPLIKDYVHYMESVLKNSGVTVKSCLTPLSMIFNSAIDEQLVDKNSYPFDKIKIKMESATRRSLNMDEFERLKNYSHSHGKKGQLFQNMFVFAVSAAGFRYRDCVCLRWSEINLTEGIIERKINKSGRVHRVKIGPTAISILMKYYDVSGEKDSLVFPVISTEIFDRSSAEEKRKLICNSNVLCNIHLRQIGKNLGFPFNLHFHLSRHTFATHALNNGMRIEYVSKLMDHTKISTTQIYAKVMNEELDKAVDQYII encoded by the coding sequence ATGGCATCATTAAAACTTATCCTAAAGACTCAAAGCGAGGACAAAGCTGGGAATTCCCCCTTGTACATCAGAGTAATCCAGAATCGTAAAACAAAATTTATTTTTACTGGAATCAAGCTTAATAGAAACCAATGGGATCAGGACCGGCAGAAGGTTCGAAAAAACTATCCAAATTCAACCAGGATGAATGCGGTGTTGGCTCAGAAAATTGCGGATGCAAGCATTATGGCTTTGGAAATTGAGAAGAAGACTAAAAATGTTACCGCATACGAAATAAAAAAAGCTTTAAAGGGAGAAAACGGTACAAAATTTTTCCCATATAAAGACAAGGTTTTTAAACAACAATGTAGTAAGTGGTCTGAAGACACATTATACAATTACATACAATGGATAGAAAAGTTTTCTAATTTCGTTCAAAATGAAAATCTTTTGATAAACGAAATTGATGTTCCCCTTATTAAAGATTATGTTCATTATATGGAGTCAGTACTTAAAAATAGTGGTGTAACTGTTAAGTCGTGTTTGACGCCTTTATCTATGATTTTTAATTCTGCTATTGACGAACAGTTGGTAGATAAAAATTCATATCCCTTTGATAAAATCAAAATTAAAATGGAAAGCGCAACTAGAAGATCCCTCAATATGGACGAATTCGAACGCTTGAAAAACTATTCTCACTCACATGGTAAGAAGGGTCAATTATTTCAGAATATGTTTGTGTTTGCAGTTTCAGCAGCAGGTTTTCGATACAGGGATTGTGTTTGTTTGAGATGGAGTGAAATTAATTTGACTGAGGGAATTATTGAAAGAAAAATTAATAAGTCTGGTAGAGTACATCGCGTAAAAATTGGTCCTACCGCAATATCGATATTAATGAAGTATTATGATGTAAGCGGCGAAAAGGACTCTTTAGTATTTCCGGTTATTTCAACTGAAATTTTTGATAGATCATCAGCAGAAGAGAAACGAAAATTAATTTGTAATTCTAACGTCCTCTGTAATATCCACCTTCGCCAGATAGGAAAAAATCTCGGTTTTCCATTTAATCTTCATTTTCATTTAAGCCGCCACACCTTCGCAACTCATGCATTGAATAATGGGATGCGTATAGAATATGTGAGCAAGCTTATGGATCATACAAAAATTTCAACCACTCAGATTTATGCTAAAGTCATGAATGAGGAACTTGATAAAGCTGTAGACCAGTATATCATATAA
- a CDS encoding helix-turn-helix domain-containing protein encodes MRPNETNETLSFFFPLLHNLKTNIIMEATTFTSDQIDELIIKIENLLVQLEKKTASPQQSFIDNKTFLQIMGVSQRTGQAWRDEGKVAFSQVGNKIYYKMEDIEKFLAEYHNKAFAK; translated from the coding sequence ATGAGACCAAATGAGACCAATGAGACTTTAAGCTTCTTTTTTCCTTTGCTCCATAATCTTAAAACAAATATTATTATGGAAGCAACGACATTCACTTCAGATCAGATCGACGAGCTAATTATCAAAATTGAAAATCTTTTGGTGCAGCTCGAGAAGAAAACTGCATCCCCCCAACAATCTTTTATAGACAACAAAACCTTTCTCCAAATTATGGGCGTTTCTCAGAGAACCGGTCAGGCGTGGCGCGATGAGGGTAAAGTGGCCTTCTCACAGGTAGGTAATAAGATCTACTATAAAATGGAAGATATTGAGAAATTTCTTGCGGAGTACCATAACAAAGCATTTGCTAAGTAG
- a CDS encoding VapE domain-containing protein, whose protein sequence is MKSTIFKNFNEVVEQKDILKILDDIKNGTYRNAITYLRKSLTEDKKEAAERAKKSLPAFTPSATFKGGRKMEFLSNYNALVVLDIDKITKEKLTESKENLQKNEFVFAVFTSPSGNGLKIFVKVSTGKTEHKETFLKLQEYFENLLQLEIDKSGKDITRLCFFSYDPELYLNENSKEFSVTEPQEQPEIKPPASEPSIQNPTPINYDVLYHHCIQFTEKKYQFIEGSRNYFVFTLANNLNRKGVPESLALGYILADYDYNTQEVMTAVKSAYSNTSEHATDDYQPQKKSAKSEQSASIRKNSGESSAPTNQEGIMTIEEEEEPAHIDKLETFLNNRYKFRYNEVLGKLEYRRVNGKTWKYITDFKENSILREIQKAKVRCSINSLRNLLHSDFCEMYDPFKDYFENLVEYTGDKDHIEELALTITTTKPDLWKECFKKWFVAMVACVINEKQINQTVIVFSGKQGLGKTTWIEKLMPLELKQYIFSGTVNPNNKDTLIHLAECMLINLDELENLNRTEIGSLKELITKTHIRMRKAYGHNNENMPRRASFAGSVNTAQFLNDTTGSRRFLCFELENIEYQHEVDINLCYAQAYKLYQDGFRHWFNQEEIKDINANNEQYQLKSPEEELLLTWFEPATKETANKFYNTSQIAVRLAELGNLHVTDGTVNKIGKALKKHGFQRYSKNHAYVYPVKEFDYDEVDKRNRSLQSTEKQEFITPKLPYRFEN, encoded by the coding sequence ATGAAATCCACCATATTCAAAAACTTTAATGAAGTTGTAGAACAGAAGGACATTCTGAAAATTCTCGACGATATCAAAAACGGAACCTACCGCAATGCCATCACTTACCTCCGGAAATCCCTTACTGAAGACAAAAAAGAAGCTGCAGAAAGAGCCAAAAAATCACTTCCGGCATTCACACCCTCAGCAACCTTTAAAGGCGGTAGAAAAATGGAATTCCTGTCAAATTACAATGCTTTAGTAGTTCTGGACATCGACAAGATCACCAAAGAAAAGCTTACCGAATCTAAAGAAAACCTGCAGAAAAACGAATTTGTATTTGCGGTATTCACAAGTCCATCGGGAAACGGACTGAAAATATTTGTGAAGGTCAGTACCGGGAAAACCGAACACAAAGAAACATTCTTAAAGCTTCAGGAGTACTTCGAAAATCTTTTGCAGCTGGAAATCGACAAATCAGGCAAAGACATCACCCGACTTTGTTTCTTTTCCTACGATCCTGAACTGTATCTGAATGAGAATTCAAAAGAATTTTCGGTGACTGAACCACAAGAACAACCTGAGATAAAACCGCCTGCATCAGAACCCAGCATCCAGAACCCAACACCCATCAATTACGATGTACTGTACCATCACTGCATCCAGTTCACCGAAAAGAAATATCAGTTTATTGAAGGCAGCCGCAATTACTTTGTTTTCACTCTCGCCAACAACCTGAACAGAAAAGGAGTTCCCGAATCCTTAGCCCTGGGCTATATCCTCGCCGATTACGACTACAACACCCAGGAAGTAATGACCGCTGTAAAAAGCGCATACTCAAATACCTCCGAACATGCTACCGATGACTATCAGCCACAAAAAAAATCCGCAAAATCTGAGCAATCTGCGAGCATAAGGAAAAATTCAGGTGAATCATCCGCGCCAACAAACCAAGAAGGAATCATGACAATAGAGGAGGAGGAAGAACCCGCCCACATCGACAAGCTCGAAACCTTCTTAAACAATCGCTATAAATTCCGTTACAATGAAGTCTTGGGGAAACTTGAATACCGGAGAGTAAACGGAAAGACCTGGAAATACATCACCGACTTTAAAGAAAACTCAATCCTGAGAGAAATCCAGAAAGCAAAAGTACGCTGCAGCATCAACTCCCTCCGGAACCTGCTTCACTCAGACTTCTGCGAAATGTACGATCCCTTCAAAGATTATTTTGAAAATTTGGTGGAATATACGGGTGATAAAGACCACATCGAAGAGCTTGCCTTAACTATCACCACCACAAAACCTGATCTCTGGAAAGAATGTTTTAAAAAGTGGTTTGTTGCTATGGTTGCCTGCGTTATCAACGAAAAGCAAATCAACCAGACAGTAATTGTCTTTTCCGGAAAACAGGGACTGGGTAAAACAACGTGGATAGAAAAGCTAATGCCTCTGGAACTGAAGCAGTATATCTTCTCCGGAACCGTAAATCCTAACAATAAAGATACGCTGATCCACCTGGCAGAGTGCATGCTTATTAACCTGGACGAACTCGAAAACCTGAACCGTACAGAAATCGGTTCACTCAAAGAACTCATCACTAAAACCCATATCAGAATGCGAAAAGCCTACGGCCACAACAACGAAAACATGCCACGCCGTGCCAGCTTCGCCGGCAGCGTAAACACCGCCCAGTTCCTTAACGACACCACCGGTTCCCGTCGCTTCTTATGCTTCGAGCTCGAAAACATCGAATACCAACATGAAGTAGATATAAATCTTTGTTATGCGCAGGCTTATAAATTGTACCAGGACGGTTTCCGCCATTGGTTCAATCAGGAGGAGATCAAAGACATCAACGCGAACAATGAACAGTACCAACTTAAAAGCCCTGAGGAAGAATTACTACTTACATGGTTTGAACCAGCCACCAAAGAAACTGCAAATAAATTCTACAACACTTCCCAAATTGCTGTCCGATTAGCAGAACTCGGTAACCTCCATGTGACAGACGGTACCGTAAATAAGATCGGTAAAGCCTTAAAGAAACACGGCTTTCAGAGATATTCAAAAAACCATGCTTATGTATATCCGGTGAAGGAATTTGATTATGATGAAGTGGATAAAAGAAACCGATCACTGCAAAGTACTGAAAAGCAGGAATTCATAACCCCAAAGCTTCCGTATCGATTCGAAAATTAG